One Coffea arabica cultivar ET-39 chromosome 5e, Coffea Arabica ET-39 HiFi, whole genome shotgun sequence DNA segment encodes these proteins:
- the LOC113687634 gene encoding glutamate receptor 2.7-like yields MAPTYADLLLLLLSALAIINLDQIFMANGGMHNSKTENVEAVKGIDVGAIVDLSARIGKEEAVAMQMAAEDARNQTRQRLTLLLKNSQGEAVQAVLAARHLIKKKQVLAILGPGSGEETFSVAEVGTQFDVPILSLADSCPSWGTKRWPFLVQASPSKNLQMKAVAAVVQSWGWRRVNVIYEDIDSSADGITPHLYDALQEVGAQISHLTALPSLANASTLSEELHMLKRDQCRVFVVHVTLALGVRLFNMVKEKKMMERGYVWITTDSLTSLVHSMDASTISSMQGVLGIKSYYDDKGQKYQDFFQRFQYKFGLKHPEEKNHEPGNSALEAYDAIWTVALALQEGNINHQLLLDKISTADFPGVSGKIHFSEQRLAPANVFQITNVIGRSYREVGFWSYGKGFSMSVDETAQRNVSMEVLGQLFWPGGPPDTPKGWDIPTASSTHLRIGVPSAPLVKYFVKVEIDPITKGYSFSGFSIDVFRESVKYLPYFLGCDFIPFEGTYDALVEQVRLKNFDAAVGDIAIVSERYVNADFTQPHTESGLVLIVPTQSQSKKGWLFLEPFTSAMWLLTALVHIYNGFVIWMIERNYCPELKGSPLNQMGTLLWLAFATLFSLHGDRLHSNLSRMATVVWLFVAVIISQSYTASLTSMLTLPRLEPKVANIETLRNSNAVIGHSSKAFVRAYLLNVLHFNPNNIKNFSSFEECAEDLKNGRIAGAFLEVPTSKVFLAKYCKSFMTAGPTYKAGGYGFAFSKGSPLIADMDEALLKVFESGRLKELEDNMTALEKCVEIESESETLRLSPSSFYILFMFTGGTSTAALAIYFVHSKFKVDNTAMREHKRIWLLILLVLKHWRNKRAQFPRNVSLAETPVDASSHV; encoded by the exons ATGGCTCCTACGTATGCCGATCTTCTTCTACTCCTCCTTTCCGCCTTGGCCATTATCAATCTTGATCAAATTTTCATGGCCAATGGAGGTATGCATAATTCGAAAACAGAAAATGTCGAGGCTGTCAAAGGCATAGACGTCGGTGCCATTGTGGACTTGAGTGCTCGAATAGGTAAAGAAGAAGCAGTAGCAATGCAGATGGCTGCTGAAGATGCACGCAACCAGACAAGACAACGTTTAACTCTGCTACTGAAAAATTCTCAAGGAGAAGCTGTACAGGCAGTTCTCGCCG CTCGACATCTTATCAAGAAGAAGCAAGTCCTAGCTATCTTGGGACCAGGGTCAGGGGAAGAAACATTCTCAGTTGCCGAGGTTGGCACTCAATTTGATGTTCCCATTCTATCTTTAGCTGACTCGTGTCCTTCATGGGGGACAAAACGTTGGCCATTCCTAGTTCAAGCCTCTCCCAGCAAAAATTTACAAATGAAAGCAGTTGCTGCCGTTGTCCAATCTTGGGGATGGCGCCGGGTTAATGTCATATATGAGGACATAGATTCTTCTGCAGATGGAATTACACCTCATCTCTATGATGCCTTGCAAGAGGTTGGAGCTCAAATCAGCCACTTGACTGCCCTTCCATCTCTTGCGAATGCTTCAACACTGTCTGAAGAGCTCCATATGCTCAAAAGAGACCAGTGTAGAGTCTTTGTAGTTCATGTCACTTTGGCCCTTGGGGTACGCTTATTTAACATGGTCAAGGAGAAGAAGATGATGGAACGAGGCTATGTATGGATCACTACAGACAGTCTAACAAGCCTTGTCCATTCCATGGATGCCTCTACGATTTCATCAATGCAAGGTGTACTTGGAATAAAAAGCTACTATGATGACAAAGGGCAGAAGTATCAGGATTTCTTCCAAAGGTTTCAATACAAATTTGGCTTGAAGCACCCTGAAGAGAAGAACCATGAGCCTGGCAATTCTGCACTGGAAGCCTATGATGCCATCTGGACAGTGGCTTTAGCACTGCAGGAAGGCAACATCAATCACCAACTTCTTCTTGACAAAATTTCAACGGCAGATTTCCCTGGAGTAAgtggaaaaattcacttttctgAGCAAAGATTAGCTCCGGCAAATGTATTTCAAATTACTAATGTTATAGGAAGGAGTTATCGAGAAGTTGGATTCTGGTCATACGGCAAAGGATTTTCTATGTCTGTTGATGAGACAGCCCAACGGAATGTCTCTATGGAAGTTTTGGGACAGTTATTTTGGCCTGGAGGACCTCCAGATACTCCTAAAGGATGGGACATCCCAACAGCCTCCTCCACTCATTTAAGAATTGGCGTGCCCAGTGCACCCCTTGTCAAGTATTTTGTGAAAGTGGAAATTGATCCTATTACGAAGGGTTACTCTTTCTCAGGTTTTTCAATTGATGTATTCAGAGAATCTGTCAAGTATTTGCCGTATTTTCTAGGCTGTGATTTCATTCCTTTTGAGGGCACCTATGATGCTCTGGTGGAGCAAGTTCGACTAAAG AACTTTGATGCAGCAGTCGGTGACATAGCAATTGTATCTGAGCGATATGTAAATGCAGACTTCACTCAACCTCACACTGAATCAGGCCTAGTGTTGATAGTCCCTACTCAATCACAATCTAAGAAAGGTTGGCTGTTCCTGGAGCCGTTCACAAGTGCAATGTGGCTGCTTACAGCATTAGTACATATCTATAATGGTTTTGTCATATGGATGATAGAACGAAATTACTGCCCAGAACTCAAAGGATCCCCTCTGAATCAGATGGGAACACTGCTCTGGTTGGCCTTTGCGACACTATTCTCGTTACACG GTGATAGGCTGCATAGCAACTTGTCACGGATGGCAACagtggtgtggttgtttgttgCAGTTATCATATCACAAAGCTACACGGCAAGTCTAACCAGCATGCTAACTCTCCCTAGGCTTGAACCTAAGGTGGCAAACATTGAGACACTAAGAAATAGCAATGCAGTAATTGGGCACTCCTCGAAAGCTTTTGTCAGAGCTTATCTATTGAATGTCTTACACTTCAATCCAAACAACATCAAGAATTTTTCATCATTCGAAGAATGTGCTGAAGATCTTAAGAATGGTAGAATTGCTGGAGCATTTCTTGAGGTTCCTACTTCTAAAGTTTTCCTTGCCAAATACTGCAAGAGCTTTATGACAGCAGGTCCAACATACAAAGCTGGAGGTTATGGATTT GCATTTTCTAAAGGATCTCCACTGATTGCGGACATGGATGAAGCGTTGCTGAAGGTGTTTGAAAGCGGGAGGCTAAAAGAATTGGAGGACAATATGACAGCTCTTGAGAAATGTGTGGAGATTGAATCAGAGAGTGAAACTCTAAGGCTAAGCCCCAGCAGCTTCTACATACTATTCATGTTTACAGGAGGAACATCAACAGCAGCCCTGGCAATATACTTTGTTCATTCCAAATTTAAGGTGGACAACACTGCTATGCGTGAACATAAACGAATCTGGCTGCTAATTCTGTTGGTGCTGAAACACTGGAGGAATAAAAGAGCCCAATTTCCAAGAAATGTTAGCCTTGCTGAAACCCCCGTAGATGCTTCAAGTCATGTTTAG
- the LOC113688427 gene encoding basic leucine zipper 34-like — protein MAQLPPKVPSMTQNWYPSFPFQMMPLPPPPTTAQQNSWVDEFLDFSSARRSSHRRSVSDSVAFVEAPFVEECRNADNPTNISVTCNGHNFDGLDDEQLRNMFSDDIATKELPPLSSSDPASTNPSTPSDQNSENDEKNAAAQENQNLQPKNEPGEVDISTKRETETQTESPANPSADAIVDPKRIKRILANRQSAQRSRVRKLQYISELERSVTTLQTEVSALSPRVAFLDHQRLILNVDNSALKQRIAALAQDKIFKDAHQEALRKEIERLRHIYHEQNMQMMSKKAADEASPLPLPQPNLNRSGGTDQE, from the exons ATGGCGCAGCTTCCGCCAAAAGTTCCATCCATGACACAAAATTGGTATCCTTCCTTCCCTTTCCAGATGATGCCATTGCCTCCTCCTCCAACAACTGCCCAGCAGAATTCTTGGGTTGATGAATTCCTAGACTTCTCGTCCGCTCGGAGGAGCTCTCACCGGAGGTCCGTGAGCGATTCCGTTGCCTTCGTGGAGGCTCCATTCGTCGAAGAATGCAGAAACGCTGATAATCCAACAAACATCAGTGTTACATGCAACGGTCATAATTTTGATGGATTGGATGATGAGCAACTCAGGAACATGTTCTCGGACGATATTGCCACCAAGGAGCTTCCGCCTTTGTCATCATCCGATCCAGCCAGCACTAATCCGTCCACCCCATCTGATCAAAACAGCGAAAATGATGAGAAGAATGCAGCAGCtcaagaaaaccaaaatttgcagCCAAAAAATGAGCCAGGTGAAGTGGACATCTCAACCAAACGGGAAACAGAAACACAAACGGAATCCCCAGCCAATCCTTCCGCAGATGCTATTGTCGATCCGAAGAGAATAAAGAG AATTCTTGCTAACCGCCAATCAGCTCAGAGATCAAGAGTAAGGAAGCTGCAATACATTTCAGAGCTTGAAAGGAGTGTCACAACACTgcag ACAGAAGTATCGGCATTATCTCCAAGGGTTGCATTCTTGGATCATCAGAGATTGATTCTTAATGTTGATAATAGTGCTCTTAAGCAACGCATTGCTGCTCTAGCTCAAgataaaattttcaaagatg CCCATCAAGAAGCATTGAGGAAGGAGATAGAGAGATTAAGGCACATATATCATGAGCAGAACATGCAGATGATGTCTAAGAAAGCCGCTGATGAAGCATCCCCGCTACCGCTACCACAACCAAACCTTAACAGGAGTGGTGGTACGGACCAAGAATAG